In a single window of the Antedon mediterranea chromosome 1, ecAntMedi1.1, whole genome shotgun sequence genome:
- the LOC140060692 gene encoding tektin-4-like yields MATLLSKSRTPPAPTPPTGVFGTRTDSELAGSLARMTTYGDSGVLGTARGAPTAEGFRSAKHTPEEWHTSNYQKYYQSFSDRDNAERLQHESKTLSNEADALTKRTQTDATKKLAERLHDINFWKFSLNREIEEMIEETDLMCAQKKRLENALDATEIPMSIVQDNLQCRGRRHDIDLVHDRVELALNKEYEIICKVQDLLKRTIEQSDRQIKLNRGAKHKLTMDWSDKVEAYDIDTKCANLNNDSTDIMYKEGSAKFNAVQSTPESWAQFSHDNIVRAEHEKLTSQQLRNLIDQILTDTSNDMREQCNTVNTEFTNRIQEMNNAKTQMENHRQKTVEEIAKMEKNIADLQKAIKDKEAPMKVAQTRLDHRTYRPNVELCRDPAHFKMVSEVGEIQNSIDQLQQKLAESQGNLKDLIATRRSLEQEIALKKNSISVDRDKCLKFRTRYPSTSKLVGYQ; encoded by the exons ATGGCTACTTTACTTTCAAAATCACGTACTCCACCTGCTCCCACTCCACCAACCGGTGTTTTTGGTACAAGAACTGACAGTGAATTAGCTGGCAGCCTTGCAAGAATGACAACGTACGGTGATAGTGGCGTGCTGGGTACTGCAAGAGGCGCCCCTACAGCCGAAGGCTTCCGCTCAGCTAAGCACACCCCGGAAGAATGGCATACGTCAAACTACCAAAAGTACTATCAGAGTTTTTCAGACCGTGATAACGCGGAGAGGCTTCAACACGAGTCAAAGACGCTTTCAAACGAGGCGGATGCCCTGACAAAACGTACACAGACAGATGCCACGAAAAAACTTGCAGAGCGTCTTCATGATATTAACTTTTGGAAGTTCTCATTGAACCGTGAAATTGAAGAAATGATCGAGGAGACGGACCTGATGTGTGCTCAGAAGAAACGGCTTGAAAATGCTCTTGATGCAACTGAAATTCCGATGTCAATAGTGCAAGACAATCTTCAGTGTCGTGGAAGAAGACATGACATTGATCTTGTTCATGACCGTGTTGAGCTTGCTCTTAATAAG GAGTATGAGATTATTTGTAAAGTACAAGATCTACTAAAAAGAACAATTGAACAATCTGATAGACAAATCAA ATTGAATCGTGGAGCAAAGCACAAGCTGACAATGGATTGGTCCGATAAAGTTGAGGCTTACGATATTGATACAAAATGTGCCAATCTGAACAATGACTCCACAGATATTATGTATAAAGAAGGATCAGCCAAGTTTAATGCTGT GCAATCTACCCCCGAGAGCTGGGCTCAATTCTCGCATGATAATATCGTCCGGGCTGAGCATGAGAAACTCACTTCACAGCAGCTTAGGAATTTAATTGATCAAATTTTAACAGACACATCAAACGACATGAGAGAGCAGTGTAACACAGTTAATACAGAGTTTACGAATAGAATCCAAGAAATGAATAATGCCAAGACACAGATGGAAAATCATAGGCAAAAG ACTGTTGAAGAGATTGCCAAAATGGAGAAAAACATTGCAGATCTACAGAAAGCTATTAAAGATAAAGAAGCGCCAATGAAAGTAGCACAGACAAGACTGGACCACCGGACATACCGACCAAACGTTGAGCTATGCAGAGATCCTGCACACTTTAA AATGGTCAGCGAAGTTGGCGAGATACAGAACTCAATCGATCAACTGCAGCAGAAACTAGCTGAGTCACAGGGTAACCTGAAAGATTTGATAGCAACACGAAGATCTCTTGAGCAAGAGATCGCCCTCAAGAAGAACAGCATCTCCGTCGACCGCGACAAGTGCCTTAAATTTAGAACACGCTACCCAAGCACATCAAAACTAGTTGGGTATCAGTAA
- the LOC140047658 gene encoding NADH dehydrogenase [ubiquinone] 1 beta subcomplex subunit 10-like, whose amino-acid sequence MGIIDDFILSTLYYTVEAPVTFARDFIERQHAKNPTQYYHRRYPRVTDIWDCNEEDIVCMFEADSQYKRDRMVDQEILSLLKKAMGKCVAEQGNSAKVTCKAYLDEYEEAADNFYTKYSELGFHGNARRCYAKQQHRMVDERRKAEQEQES is encoded by the exons ATGGGCATTATTGATGACTTTATATTGTctacattatattatacagtagagGCACCCGTAACGTTTGCAAGAG ATTTTATTGAAAGACAACATGCTAAAAACCCCACACAGTACTATCATCGCAGATATCCTAGGGTAACAGACATTTGGGACTGTAATGAAGAAGATATAGTTTGTATGTTTGAGGCTGACTCGCAGTATAAAAGAGACAG AATGGTTGATCAGGAGATACTGTCCTTGTTGAAGAAAGCAATGGGTAAGTGTGTGGCTGAACAAGGTAACAGTGCTAAGGTGACCTGCAAGGCATATTTAGATGAATATGAAGAGGCAGCTGACAATTTCTACACTAAAT ATTCAGAACTAGGCTTCCATGGAAATGCAAGAAGGTGCTACGCTAAACAACAACATAGGATGGTAGATGAACGAAGGAAAGCAGAACAAGAACAAGAAAGCTAG
- the LOC140047667 gene encoding putative methyltransferase DDB_G0268948 isoform X1 has product MRLYLGKLLRKVTNKHLFANQGHAELYLKYRPTYPDSLISRIIEYLHQGRVDNKPDGLAVDVGCGSGQFTRSLGQHFDRVIGVDVSESQLASARLVPRSNIEYLSGSGESIPVSNGSTDLITCAMCIHWLDFPKFCDEVQRVLKPNGCIAAFGYEMQCCRVNGKKVEKIEEAYNKLIQEKTKPYWTPNRKHVFNGYADIQLPFENNKRDNSHVINQEIMLSDFIGCIQSLSFYQSYIKDNPEEQEAAILFQQRVLEILGVDTPPHLTPVTMYLPVFMIMAQKPASQ; this is encoded by the exons ATGCGTCTTTACCTGGGGAAATTGTTACGAAAAGTGACGAATAAGCATCTTTTTGCAAACCAAGGGCATGCTGAGCTTTATCTTAAATATCGACCGACTTACCCAGACAGTTTAATATCACGTATTATTGAATATTTGCATCAGGGCAGAGTTGATAAT AAACCTGATGGACTGGCAGTTGATGTAGGTTGTGGGTCAGGTCAATTCACTAGGTCCCTAGGTCAACATTTTGACCGTGTAATTGGAGTGGATGTCAGTGAATCACAACTAGCGTCGGCAAGATTGGTGCCACGATCAAATATAGAATATCT AAGTGGAAGCGGAGAAAGTATCCCAGTTTCGAATGGATCAACAGATTTGATAACCTGTGCCATGTGTATTCATTGGTTGGATTTTCCCAAGTTCTGTGACGAGGTTCAAAGGGTATTGAAGCCAAATGGATGCATTGCTGCTTTTGGATATGAAATGCAATGTTGTCGAGTTAATGGGAAGAAAGTTGAGAAGATAGAAGAGGCTTACAATAAG ttaattcaAGAAAAGACAAAGCCATATTGGACACCAAATAGAAAGCATGTATTCAATGGATATGCAGATATTCAGTTaccatttgaaaataataaaag GGATAATTCTCATGTGATTAACCAGGAGATAATGTTGTCTGATTTTATTGGATGCATTCAGTCGTTGTCATTCTACCAAAGTTACATCAAAGACAACCCAGAAGAACAAGAGGCTGCTATTCTGTTCCAACAAAG agTCTTAGAGATACTTGGAGTTGATACTCCACCACATCTGACACCGGTCACCATGTATTTACCAGTATTTATGATTATGGCACAAAAGCCTGCTTCACAATAA
- the LOC140047667 gene encoding putative methyltransferase DDB_G0268948 isoform X2: MRLYLGKLLRKVTNKHLFANQGHAELYLKYRPTYPDSLISRIIEYLHQGRVDNKPDGLAVDVGCGSGQFTRSLGQHFDRVIGVDVSESQLASARLVPRSNIEYLSGSGESIPVSNGSTDLITCAMCIHWLDFPKFCDEVQRVLKPNGCIAAFGYEMQCCRVNGKKVEKIEEAYNKLIQEKTKPYWTPNRKHVFNGYADIQLPFENNKSRCHSTKVTSKTTQKNKRLLFCSNKES, encoded by the exons ATGCGTCTTTACCTGGGGAAATTGTTACGAAAAGTGACGAATAAGCATCTTTTTGCAAACCAAGGGCATGCTGAGCTTTATCTTAAATATCGACCGACTTACCCAGACAGTTTAATATCACGTATTATTGAATATTTGCATCAGGGCAGAGTTGATAAT AAACCTGATGGACTGGCAGTTGATGTAGGTTGTGGGTCAGGTCAATTCACTAGGTCCCTAGGTCAACATTTTGACCGTGTAATTGGAGTGGATGTCAGTGAATCACAACTAGCGTCGGCAAGATTGGTGCCACGATCAAATATAGAATATCT AAGTGGAAGCGGAGAAAGTATCCCAGTTTCGAATGGATCAACAGATTTGATAACCTGTGCCATGTGTATTCATTGGTTGGATTTTCCCAAGTTCTGTGACGAGGTTCAAAGGGTATTGAAGCCAAATGGATGCATTGCTGCTTTTGGATATGAAATGCAATGTTGTCGAGTTAATGGGAAGAAAGTTGAGAAGATAGAAGAGGCTTACAATAAG ttaattcaAGAAAAGACAAAGCCATATTGGACACCAAATAGAAAGCATGTATTCAATGGATATGCAGATATTCAGTTaccatttgaaaataataaaag TCGTTGTCATTCTACCAAAGTTACATCAAAGACAACCCAGAAGAACAAGAGGCTGCTATTCTGTTCCAACAAAG agTCTTAG